Proteins encoded in a region of the Spartobacteria bacterium genome:
- the mfd gene encoding transcription-repair coupling factor, which yields MNNVSVLHPSHENQMRKYLQKGVPFYVQAPTVSASAFLAVCLARIYPACWVWIADSMETLEQWAMDAATLLGDDAASLLLLFPPAHWGRDGRSRMDAAGERMRTLSALGSSSEKRVVGTCLTALLETTLSPQEMMRHSLSFCVGKEYGFDALGEKLELMGYSFTHEVVEAGEGSIRGGLIDVWPAGMEWPVRIEFFGDEVESIRLFNPTDQCSIEKLDRVALSPMDDACQEDDQYTCLLHHLPTSAQLGWIHYELALEQLQIQMAAPLETSAAYRLLTLRALQREFSDLFERSVLVGEVAPEVFPGLGRPCIADAEFDYAERMPACDLDGVPHPDFMEHARREYLDQLAASLKVGKKALIYFETEGSRARFVEYYGSHLDDAGEYTLHVGSLSEGFVYRAADVIVLAESDIYGYRRVRRSRKAGGWSQRAASGAQVTEWMDLVPGEFVVHIDHGIGKYLGLYEMNFNGALQEVLAVEYAEQARLFVSIDQVHLLSQYIGVGGSRPEMSKLGSKRWARQKEQALDAVEDLSSGLLTVQAERSTLEGYAFSDDTVWQQEFEQSFPFVETYDQMRAISEIKGDMTSTRPMDRLLCGDVGYGKTEVAMRAAFRAVMDGKQVGILVPTTVLAQQHFYTFTERMAAFPVRVEMLSRFRTKAEQSAIIKQLSAGSVDILIGTHRLLQNDIQFKDLGLVIIDEEQRFGVKHKEFLKNMRHLVDVLTMTATPIPRTLYMSLAGARDMSTIQTPPQERMAVETVVSESKPEIIRQAILREIQRDGQVFFLHNSVMDIASVHMRLQELVPEAKSEFAHGQMSEKQLSSIMRRFSEGKFQVLLCTTIIESGIDIPNVNTIIINQADRFGLAQLYQLRGRVGRSNRQAYAYLLLPRHKQLFESARKRISAIKRYTSLGAGFKLALRDLEIRGAGNILGAQQSGHIAAIGFDLYCQLLRQSIARKQGKNLPPLLHTVEFRLDFISQSPHGAEQSQAAALPYDYIEDENHRVQVYRQMSTAVTEAEMDEIEKMLRDRFGPVPEALNRLLWLSKLRICAARNMISVIESKDGKVMMTRNGAYLMLNKRHWRLNAMAATDRLREIIHVIHNHFAVDSAV from the coding sequence ATGAATAATGTGAGCGTGCTTCATCCATCGCATGAAAATCAGATGCGAAAATATTTGCAGAAAGGTGTTCCATTTTATGTACAGGCGCCAACTGTGTCGGCGTCGGCGTTTTTGGCGGTGTGTTTGGCGCGGATCTACCCAGCTTGCTGGGTATGGATTGCGGATTCGATGGAAACATTGGAGCAATGGGCCATGGATGCGGCGACATTGCTGGGTGATGATGCGGCGTCACTGTTATTGTTGTTTCCGCCGGCGCATTGGGGGCGTGATGGTCGTTCTCGTATGGATGCGGCGGGCGAACGCATGCGAACGTTGAGTGCTTTGGGGAGTTCGTCGGAGAAGCGGGTCGTGGGGACGTGTTTGACGGCGTTGTTGGAAACGACGCTGTCGCCTCAGGAAATGATGCGTCATTCTTTGTCCTTTTGTGTGGGAAAGGAATATGGCTTTGATGCACTTGGTGAAAAGTTGGAATTGATGGGGTATTCCTTTACGCATGAAGTAGTTGAAGCAGGGGAGGGCAGTATTCGTGGCGGTTTGATTGATGTCTGGCCGGCGGGGATGGAATGGCCGGTGCGTATTGAGTTTTTTGGCGATGAGGTGGAATCGATTCGTTTGTTCAATCCTACGGATCAGTGCTCCATTGAGAAGTTGGATCGTGTGGCTCTGTCACCCATGGATGATGCGTGTCAGGAGGATGATCAGTATACTTGTCTGCTGCATCATCTTCCGACAAGTGCGCAATTGGGATGGATTCACTACGAATTGGCATTGGAGCAGCTGCAAATCCAGATGGCGGCTCCGCTGGAGACATCGGCGGCGTACCGGCTATTGACGTTGAGGGCACTGCAGCGGGAGTTCTCCGACTTGTTTGAGCGTTCTGTGCTTGTGGGGGAGGTGGCTCCGGAGGTTTTCCCCGGATTGGGTCGTCCTTGTATCGCGGATGCGGAGTTTGATTATGCGGAGCGTATGCCTGCCTGTGATTTGGACGGGGTGCCGCATCCTGATTTTATGGAGCATGCGCGACGGGAGTATTTGGATCAGCTGGCTGCGTCGCTGAAGGTTGGCAAGAAAGCTCTTATTTATTTTGAAACAGAAGGATCACGTGCGCGGTTTGTTGAGTATTATGGAAGTCATTTAGATGATGCGGGGGAATATACACTGCATGTCGGGTCGCTGTCTGAGGGGTTTGTTTATCGTGCGGCTGATGTGATTGTTCTGGCTGAATCCGATATTTACGGGTATCGGCGTGTTCGAAGATCCCGCAAGGCCGGAGGTTGGTCGCAACGGGCTGCAAGCGGGGCACAGGTTACTGAGTGGATGGATCTGGTTCCGGGTGAATTTGTGGTTCATATTGACCACGGCATTGGGAAATATCTTGGCTTGTACGAGATGAATTTCAACGGAGCACTTCAGGAAGTGCTGGCTGTTGAATATGCGGAACAGGCGAGGCTCTTTGTTTCCATTGATCAGGTGCACCTGCTGAGTCAGTACATTGGCGTTGGTGGATCACGTCCTGAGATGAGCAAGCTGGGCAGCAAGCGCTGGGCACGGCAGAAAGAGCAGGCACTGGATGCCGTTGAAGATTTGTCGTCGGGATTACTGACAGTTCAGGCAGAGCGGTCGACGCTGGAAGGGTATGCCTTTTCTGACGATACGGTCTGGCAGCAGGAATTTGAGCAATCTTTTCCGTTTGTGGAAACCTACGATCAAATGCGGGCCATAAGCGAAATAAAAGGGGATATGACGTCTACGCGGCCTATGGATCGTCTGTTATGCGGCGATGTGGGTTACGGTAAAACCGAGGTGGCGATGCGGGCCGCGTTTCGTGCGGTGATGGATGGCAAACAGGTGGGGATACTTGTTCCCACAACGGTACTGGCGCAGCAGCATTTTTATACCTTCACGGAACGCATGGCGGCTTTTCCGGTGCGGGTTGAAATGCTTTCACGATTCCGAACCAAGGCCGAGCAGTCAGCGATCATTAAGCAGTTGAGTGCGGGGTCCGTGGATATACTCATAGGAACCCATCGATTGCTGCAGAACGATATTCAGTTTAAAGATCTTGGGTTGGTGATTATCGACGAGGAACAGCGATTTGGAGTAAAACACAAAGAATTTCTGAAGAACATGCGTCATCTGGTCGATGTCTTGACCATGACGGCGACGCCTATTCCGCGGACGTTGTATATGAGTTTGGCTGGAGCCCGTGATATGAGTACGATTCAGACGCCTCCTCAGGAACGTATGGCTGTGGAAACGGTGGTATCAGAATCAAAGCCAGAAATTATTCGCCAAGCCATTTTGCGGGAAATACAACGGGACGGGCAGGTGTTTTTTCTTCACAACAGTGTCATGGACATTGCATCCGTGCATATGCGTCTGCAGGAACTTGTTCCGGAAGCCAAGTCGGAATTTGCCCATGGGCAGATGAGTGAAAAACAGCTGTCCTCCATAATGCGCCGTTTTTCGGAAGGGAAATTTCAGGTGCTGCTGTGTACCACTATTATTGAAAGCGGAATTGATATTCCCAACGTAAACACGATTATCATCAATCAGGCGGATCGTTTTGGTCTTGCGCAGCTGTATCAACTGCGTGGTCGTGTCGGTCGGTCTAATCGGCAGGCATATGCCTATTTACTGCTTCCACGTCACAAGCAGTTATTCGAGTCGGCACGCAAACGCATTTCTGCGATTAAGCGTTATACTAGTCTGGGCGCGGGATTTAAGCTGGCGTTGCGCGATTTGGAAATTCGGGGTGCAGGAAATATACTCGGAGCGCAGCAAAGCGGTCATATCGCTGCTATTGGCTTCGATTTATACTGCCAGTTGCTGCGTCAGAGCATTGCGCGAAAACAGGGAAAGAATCTTCCACCGCTATTGCATACGGTAGAGTTCCGGTTGGATTTCATATCCCAGTCACCCCATGGGGCTGAACAATCTCAGGCGGCGGCATTGCCCTATGATTACATCGAAGACGAAAATCACCGTGTGCAGGTTTATCGTCAGATGTCTACCGCAGTGACGGAAGCAGAAATGGATGAGATTGAGAAGATGCTGAGAGATCGATTCGGCCCCGTTCCCGAGGCACTGAACCGGTTGTTGTGGTTGAGTAAATTGCGTATTTGCGCGGCACGGAATATGATTTCAGTCATCGAAAGCAAGGATGGCAAGGTCATGATGACGCGCAACGGTGCTTATTTGATGCTGAATAAACGTCATTGGCGACTGAATGCCATGGCCGCGACGGATCGTTTACGTGAAATCATCCATGTGATTCACAACCATTTTGCAGTGGATTCCGCCGTCTAA